A section of the Macadamia integrifolia cultivar HAES 741 chromosome 9, SCU_Mint_v3, whole genome shotgun sequence genome encodes:
- the LOC122089893 gene encoding uncharacterized protein LOC122089893 isoform X1, producing the protein MEPAKIDWKKVDSRFVEDELYEHINAPRWIDFTAPEDYVDDEAWFCKPDCRHPKTAADFLRSTPPSKFKHLRSASVSEILPLGDWNRRDANLKRRGLISSSNSSSTDSKSEITTESKPPNKFTPDSENKNPNFSTPQNHQSKIMKAAIKSSTEKKKLLDESPSADFTQNNRRPQLKSTLSARNLFGGRDILSQISEFCNELKKLATRTKERENSESSKVEKGSTQEPSSEISGERSEKEKEKKPLLQLGEGSFEAKGQKLRRKKRNEETENIPLTVDLKNIKRGDERLLMQVRTCPPSPQCFSSPRQPLGLNKNTTTTTTPLKPSRPKLITQGRGILQELKQSSNTEPMKEEEHGEKGNASENKGVSTATSAGTEIKSLDMFWFLKPCTFLNSVK; encoded by the exons ATGGAGCCAGCGAAAATTGACTGGAAGAAAGTCGACTCTAGATTTGTTGAGGATGAACTCTACGAGCACATAAACGCTCCTAGATGGATCGATTTCACTGCTCCAGAAGATTATGTAGACGATGAAGCCTGGTTTTGCAAGCCAG ATTGTCGGCACCCAAAGACCGCTGCAGATTTTCTGAGATCGACGCCTCCTTCAAAG TTTAAGCATTTGAGATCAGCTAGCGTTTCTGAAATCCTTCCCTTGGGCGATTGGAATCGGAG AGATGCGAACTTGAAAAGGAGAGGTCTTATCTCATCTTCAAATTCATCAAGTACCGATTCAAAATCCGAGATTACTACGGAATCTAAGCCTCCGAACAAGTTCACCCCAGACAGTGAGAACAAGAACCCGAACTTCTCAACTCCTCAGAATCATCAGAGCAAGATCATGAAAGCAGCTATCAAGTCAAgcacagagaagaagaaactattGGATGAATCTCCTTCTGCAGATTTCACACAGAATAATCGAAGGCCCCAGCTGAAAAGCACTCTCTCAGCGCGTAATCTCTTTGGTGGTCGAGATATCTTGAGTCAGATATCTGAGTTCTGCAACGAATTGAAGAAATTGGCAACAAgaacaaaggagagagagaattcagAGTCATCAAAGGTGGAGAAGGGATCTACTCAGGAACCCTCCAGTGAGATTTCTGGAGAGAGgagtgagaaagagaaagagaagaagcctTTGCTACAGTTGGGAGAAGGGAGTTTTGAAGCTAAGGGGCAGAAGCTGAGAAGGAAGAA AAGAAACGAGGAGACAGAGAACATACCACTTACTGTGGATTTGAAGAACATAAAGCGGGGAGATGAGAGATTGTTGATGCAAGTTCGGACCTGTCCTCCTTCTCCTCAATGTTTCTCCTCCCCTCGTCAGCCCTTGGGTCTCAACAAAAACACAACAACCACCACTACCCCGCTCAAGCCTTCAAGGCCCAAACTTATTACT CAGGGCAGAGGTATTCTTCAAGAATTGAAGCAGAGCAGCAATACTGAGCCAATGAAGGAAGAAGAGCATGGAGAAAAAGGAAACGCCagtgaaaataaaggtgtttcCACAGCTACCTCTGCTGGTACAGAAATAAAATCCTTGGACATGTTCTGGTTCTTGAAGCCTTGCACGTTCCTTAATTCAGTCAAGTAG
- the LOC122089893 gene encoding uncharacterized protein LOC122089893 isoform X2 — translation MEPAKIDWKKVDSRFVEDELYEHINAPRWIDFTAPEDYVDDEAWFCKPDCRHPKTAADFLRSTPPSKFKHLRSASVSEILPLGDWNRRDANLKRRGLISSSNSSSTDSKSEITTESKPPNKFTPDSENKNPNFSTPQNHQSKIMKAAIKSSTEKKKLLDESPSADFTQNNRRPQLKSTLSARNLFGGRDILSQISEFCNELKKLATRTKERENSESSKVEKGSTQEPSSEISGERSEKEKEKKPLLQLGEGSFEAKGQKLRRKKRNEETENIPLTVDLKNIKRGDERLLMQVRTCPPSPQCFSSPRQPLGLNKNTTTTTTPLKPSRPKLITGRGILQELKQSSNTEPMKEEEHGEKGNASENKGVSTATSAGTEIKSLDMFWFLKPCTFLNSVK, via the exons ATGGAGCCAGCGAAAATTGACTGGAAGAAAGTCGACTCTAGATTTGTTGAGGATGAACTCTACGAGCACATAAACGCTCCTAGATGGATCGATTTCACTGCTCCAGAAGATTATGTAGACGATGAAGCCTGGTTTTGCAAGCCAG ATTGTCGGCACCCAAAGACCGCTGCAGATTTTCTGAGATCGACGCCTCCTTCAAAG TTTAAGCATTTGAGATCAGCTAGCGTTTCTGAAATCCTTCCCTTGGGCGATTGGAATCGGAG AGATGCGAACTTGAAAAGGAGAGGTCTTATCTCATCTTCAAATTCATCAAGTACCGATTCAAAATCCGAGATTACTACGGAATCTAAGCCTCCGAACAAGTTCACCCCAGACAGTGAGAACAAGAACCCGAACTTCTCAACTCCTCAGAATCATCAGAGCAAGATCATGAAAGCAGCTATCAAGTCAAgcacagagaagaagaaactattGGATGAATCTCCTTCTGCAGATTTCACACAGAATAATCGAAGGCCCCAGCTGAAAAGCACTCTCTCAGCGCGTAATCTCTTTGGTGGTCGAGATATCTTGAGTCAGATATCTGAGTTCTGCAACGAATTGAAGAAATTGGCAACAAgaacaaaggagagagagaattcagAGTCATCAAAGGTGGAGAAGGGATCTACTCAGGAACCCTCCAGTGAGATTTCTGGAGAGAGgagtgagaaagagaaagagaagaagcctTTGCTACAGTTGGGAGAAGGGAGTTTTGAAGCTAAGGGGCAGAAGCTGAGAAGGAAGAA AAGAAACGAGGAGACAGAGAACATACCACTTACTGTGGATTTGAAGAACATAAAGCGGGGAGATGAGAGATTGTTGATGCAAGTTCGGACCTGTCCTCCTTCTCCTCAATGTTTCTCCTCCCCTCGTCAGCCCTTGGGTCTCAACAAAAACACAACAACCACCACTACCCCGCTCAAGCCTTCAAGGCCCAAACTTATTACT GGCAGAGGTATTCTTCAAGAATTGAAGCAGAGCAGCAATACTGAGCCAATGAAGGAAGAAGAGCATGGAGAAAAAGGAAACGCCagtgaaaataaaggtgtttcCACAGCTACCTCTGCTGGTACAGAAATAAAATCCTTGGACATGTTCTGGTTCTTGAAGCCTTGCACGTTCCTTAATTCAGTCAAGTAG
- the LOC122088093 gene encoding polyadenylate-binding protein RBP47B'-like isoform X1, giving the protein MDQQTQQQQQWTMSAQPQPHQPSTWTAASQPYHQPTSVEEIRTLWIGDLQYWIDESYLHNCFAHTGEVLSIKIIRNKITGQPEGYGFIEFVTHAAAERVLQTFNGTQMPGTEQTFRLNWASFGIGERRTDAGPEHSIFVGDLAPDVTDYLLQETFRAQYPSVRGAKVVTDPNTGRSKGYGFVKFSDETERNRAMTEMNGVYCSTRPMRISAATPKKTTGFQQQYPAAKAVYPAPVYTTPAQQVFPSADSDINNTTIFVGGLDPNVTEEELRQIFAQFGELVYVKIPLGKGCGFVQFGTRASAEEAIQRLHGTMIGQQIVRLSWGRSPTTKQDPSGIWGQQMDPSQWSSAYYGYGQGYDAYAYGAAQDPSLYNYGGAYAGYGQYPQQADGVQELAAMAGAAPAVDQREEPYDPLATPDVDKLNASYLAIHGRAMVGRPFWLRTSELPQQA; this is encoded by the exons atggacCAACAGACGCAGCAACAACAGCAGTGGACGATGAGTGCACAGCCTCAACCCCATCAACCATCAACATGGACTGCTGCTTCTCAACCCTATCACCAACCCACATCCGTCGAAGAAATCAGAACTCTCTGGATTGGAGATTTACAGTATTGGATCGATGAGAGTTACCTCCACAACTGCTTCGCTCACACTGGAGAG GTCCTTTCCATTAAAATCATACGTAACAAGATCACTGGTCAACCTGAAGGATATGGGTTTATAGAGTTTGTTACCCATGCTGCAGCTGAACGGGTTCTGCAAACATTCAATGGGACACAAATGCCTGGGACAGAACAGACTTTTAGATTGAATTGGGCTTCTTTTGGCATTGGAGAAAGGCGCACTGATGCTGGACCTGAGCATTCCATTTTTGTGGGAGATTTAGCACCGGATGTCACAGATTATTTGTTGCAAGAGACCTTTCGCGCTCAATATCCATCAGTAAGAGGTGCCAAGGTTGTTACTGATCCGAATACTGGCCGCTCAAAGGGTTATGGATTTGTTAAATTCTCTGATGAGACAGAAAGAAACCGTGCTATGACTGAAATGAATGGGGTATATTGTTCAACCAGGCCAATGCGAATCAGTGCAGCTACACCCAAGAAGACCACTGGTTTTCAGCAGCAATATCCAGCAGCTAAAG CCGTATACCCAGCACCAGTCTACACCACACCAGCTCAGCAGGTGTTCCCATCAGCAGACAGTGACATAAATAACACTACT ATATTTGTTGGTGGTTTGGATCCTAATGTCACAGAGGAGGAGTTAAGGCAAATATTTGCTCAGTTTGGGGAACTTGTGTATGTTAAGATTCCATTGGGTAAAGGATGTGGTTTTGTCCAATTCGGTACTCG GGCATCTGCTGAAGAAGCAATACAAAGGTTGCACGGAACTATGATTGGTCAACAAATAGTTCGCCTTTCATGGGGTAGAAGCCCAACAACTAAACAG GACCCATCTGGCATCTGGGGTCAGCAAATGGACCCCAGTCAATGGAGCAGCGCTTATTATGGGTACGGACAGGGTTATGATGCCTATGCTTATGGTGCTGCTCAAGATCCATCTTTATATAACTATGGTGGTGCATATGCTGGATATGGACAGTACCCACAACAG GCTGATGGTGTTCAAGAATTGGCAGCTATGGCAGGTGCTGCCCCTGCTGTGGATCAGAGGGAGGAGCCCTATGATCCTTTGGCTACACCAGACGTTGATAA GTTAAATGCCTCTTACCTTGCAATTCATGGAAGAGCCATGGTGGGCCGGCCCTTTTGGTTGAGAACTTCAGAACTTCCACAGCAAGCTTAA
- the LOC122088093 gene encoding polyadenylate-binding protein RBP47B'-like isoform X2 — protein sequence MDQQTQQQQQWTMSAQPQPHQPSTWTAASQPYHQPTSVEEIRTLWIGDLQYWIDESYLHNCFAHTGEVLSIKIIRNKITGQPEGYGFIEFVTHAAAERVLQTFNGTQMPGTEQTFRLNWASFGIGERRTDAGPEHSIFVGDLAPDVTDYLLQETFRAQYPSVRGAKVVTDPNTGRSKGYGFVKFSDETERNRAMTEMNGVYCSTRPMRISAATPKKTTGFQQQYPAAKAVYPAPVYTTPAQQVFPSADSDINNTTIFVGGLDPNVTEEELRQIFAQFGELVYVKIPLGKGCGFVQFGTRASAEEAIQRLHGTMIGQQIVRLSWGRSPTTKQADGVQELAAMAGAAPAVDQREEPYDPLATPDVDKLNASYLAIHGRAMVGRPFWLRTSELPQQA from the exons atggacCAACAGACGCAGCAACAACAGCAGTGGACGATGAGTGCACAGCCTCAACCCCATCAACCATCAACATGGACTGCTGCTTCTCAACCCTATCACCAACCCACATCCGTCGAAGAAATCAGAACTCTCTGGATTGGAGATTTACAGTATTGGATCGATGAGAGTTACCTCCACAACTGCTTCGCTCACACTGGAGAG GTCCTTTCCATTAAAATCATACGTAACAAGATCACTGGTCAACCTGAAGGATATGGGTTTATAGAGTTTGTTACCCATGCTGCAGCTGAACGGGTTCTGCAAACATTCAATGGGACACAAATGCCTGGGACAGAACAGACTTTTAGATTGAATTGGGCTTCTTTTGGCATTGGAGAAAGGCGCACTGATGCTGGACCTGAGCATTCCATTTTTGTGGGAGATTTAGCACCGGATGTCACAGATTATTTGTTGCAAGAGACCTTTCGCGCTCAATATCCATCAGTAAGAGGTGCCAAGGTTGTTACTGATCCGAATACTGGCCGCTCAAAGGGTTATGGATTTGTTAAATTCTCTGATGAGACAGAAAGAAACCGTGCTATGACTGAAATGAATGGGGTATATTGTTCAACCAGGCCAATGCGAATCAGTGCAGCTACACCCAAGAAGACCACTGGTTTTCAGCAGCAATATCCAGCAGCTAAAG CCGTATACCCAGCACCAGTCTACACCACACCAGCTCAGCAGGTGTTCCCATCAGCAGACAGTGACATAAATAACACTACT ATATTTGTTGGTGGTTTGGATCCTAATGTCACAGAGGAGGAGTTAAGGCAAATATTTGCTCAGTTTGGGGAACTTGTGTATGTTAAGATTCCATTGGGTAAAGGATGTGGTTTTGTCCAATTCGGTACTCG GGCATCTGCTGAAGAAGCAATACAAAGGTTGCACGGAACTATGATTGGTCAACAAATAGTTCGCCTTTCATGGGGTAGAAGCCCAACAACTAAACAG GCTGATGGTGTTCAAGAATTGGCAGCTATGGCAGGTGCTGCCCCTGCTGTGGATCAGAGGGAGGAGCCCTATGATCCTTTGGCTACACCAGACGTTGATAA GTTAAATGCCTCTTACCTTGCAATTCATGGAAGAGCCATGGTGGGCCGGCCCTTTTGGTTGAGAACTTCAGAACTTCCACAGCAAGCTTAA